In Silene latifolia isolate original U9 population chromosome X, ASM4854445v1, whole genome shotgun sequence, the following proteins share a genomic window:
- the LOC141618640 gene encoding uncharacterized protein LOC141618640, giving the protein MIYAFNDLYDRNALWDFLKETANFCTGPWLWMGDFNDVLSPIERLGGNKTEAEMEFFKECVSLCGMEDIQATGALYTWSNKQAPVDRVYSRLDRAMGNQEWMELYGDYVAHFHPEGMFDHCPCTVVDRNIEIGGRRSFKYFNMWGKAETFISEVATVWGRSYSGTKTFRLIKKLKALKPVLKSLNRPCFSEIENSTSIVSTLLENLQKQLMDEPGNLEIIQQEMELATELKELISARDSFLTQKAKIQ; this is encoded by the coding sequence ATGATATATGCATTCAATGATTTATATGATAGAAATGCTCTTTGGGATTTTTTGAAGGAGACTGCTAACTTTTGTACTGGTCCCTGGTTATGGATGGGAGATTTCAATGATGTTTTGTCTCCTATTGAACGGCTGGGGGGAAATAAAACTGAAGCAGAGATGGAGTTTTTTAAGGAGTGTGTCTCATTGTGTGGCATGGAGGATATACAGGCTACAGGTGCCCTGTATACGTGGTCTAACAAGCAGGCTCCTGTAGATCGGGTATATAGCAGGCTTGATAGGGCCATGGGCAACCAGGAATGGATGGAGTTATATGGGGATTATGTGGCTCATTTTCACCCTGAGGGCATGTTTGATCACTGTCCATGTACTGTAGTGGATAGGAATATTGAAATTGGTGGGAGGAGAAGTTTtaagtactttaatatgtggggtaAAGCTGAAACTTTTATTAGTGAAGTAGCTACTGTTTGGGGTAGGTCTTACAGTGGGACTAAAACGTTCCGCCTCATTAAGAAATTGAAAGCTTTAAAACCAGTGCTCAAGAGCTTGAACAGGCCCTGTTTCTCTGAGATTGAGAATAGTACCAGTATAGTAAGTACTTTGTTGGAAAACCTTCAGAAACAGCTTATGGATGAGCCTGGAAATTTGGAGATTATTCAACAGGAAATGGAGCTGGCCACTGAATTAAAGGAACTTATCTCAGCTAGGGATAGCTTCTTGACTCAGAAAGCTAAAATTCAGTAG